Proteins encoded within one genomic window of Sphingomonas sp. NBWT7:
- a CDS encoding efflux RND transporter periplasmic adaptor subunit: MKKTILRALVPATLALALAGCGGGTDAPAENTANEHAAEEGHTEEGVVTLTQQQITEAGIEVVRPTVGGVAGAIEVSATIEGDPQGVQVASAAIGGRLVSLTRNLGQSVGRGDVLAVIESREAASLKGEIEAARARAALAQSNLRREQRLFAERVSPEQDLIAARTAATEANIALRLAQQQLAATGGGGGALNRVTVRSPISGQVIARSATLGQTVAADAELFRIANLSKVSVAMSLLPADAGRVQPGAQVEVTGPGRRQAARVTFVSPVLDETTRLVPVIATLDNGGNTWRVGETINASIIVPAGGDRTVAVPSAAVQMIEDKPHVFVRTATGFKAVPVTLGRRNGGQVVVTVGLNGGERIASTNSFTLKAELGKGEAEHED; encoded by the coding sequence ATGAAGAAGACGATCCTGCGGGCGCTTGTCCCTGCGACCCTAGCGCTGGCGCTCGCCGGCTGTGGCGGCGGCACAGATGCGCCGGCCGAGAACACCGCCAACGAGCACGCGGCCGAGGAAGGCCACACCGAGGAAGGCGTGGTCACGCTCACCCAGCAGCAGATCACCGAAGCGGGCATAGAGGTCGTCCGGCCGACGGTGGGGGGCGTCGCCGGCGCCATCGAGGTGAGCGCCACCATCGAAGGCGATCCGCAGGGCGTGCAGGTCGCCTCCGCCGCGATCGGCGGGCGGCTCGTCTCGCTGACCAGGAACCTCGGCCAATCCGTCGGGCGCGGCGACGTGCTCGCCGTGATCGAGAGCCGCGAGGCCGCATCGCTGAAGGGCGAGATCGAGGCGGCGCGCGCCCGCGCGGCGCTGGCACAGTCGAACCTCCGCCGCGAGCAGCGCCTGTTCGCCGAGCGCGTCTCGCCCGAGCAGGACCTGATCGCCGCCCGCACCGCCGCGACCGAGGCCAACATCGCGCTTCGCCTCGCCCAGCAGCAGCTCGCCGCGACCGGCGGCGGCGGCGGGGCCCTCAACCGCGTCACCGTGCGCTCGCCCATCTCGGGGCAGGTCATCGCCCGGTCGGCGACGCTCGGCCAGACGGTCGCCGCCGACGCGGAGCTGTTCCGCATCGCCAACCTATCGAAGGTCTCTGTGGCCATGTCGCTGCTCCCGGCCGACGCCGGACGCGTGCAGCCCGGCGCCCAGGTCGAAGTCACGGGCCCCGGGCGCCGGCAGGCGGCACGGGTCACGTTCGTGTCGCCGGTCCTTGATGAAACCACCCGGCTGGTGCCGGTCATCGCGACCCTCGACAACGGCGGCAACACCTGGCGCGTGGGCGAGACCATCAACGCGTCGATCATCGTGCCGGCAGGCGGCGACCGGACCGTCGCGGTGCCGTCGGCGGCCGTCCAGATGATCGAGGACAAGCCGCACGTCTTCGTGCGCACCGCCACCGGCTTCAAGGCCGTGCCGGTGACGCTCGGCCGGCGCAACGGCGGCCAAGTCGTCGTCACGGTCGGTCTCAACGGTGGCGAACGCATCGCGTCCACCAACTCCTTCACCCTCAAGGCCGAGCTCGGAAAGGGCGAAGCCGAGCACGAGGACTGA
- a CDS encoding TolC family protein encodes MHRIIAATLAASVCASSAQAQTSPPATAQDGLTLEQALELAGANAPGIGAADAGVRAAEAQRRSAGLRPNPSVNVEVENIVGTGAYSGIRGAETTVGMSLPLELGGKRSARIAVADTQTARARLAVTVARADLRLRVIQAYNAAAAAERRVLVAGDQRRIADEGLRAANVRVRAGRASPLEEQRAEVARINADTALAQAERAVTLARGNLARLVGRDPSALDLGWFDRVMADVGPRLAASPEGTLALAMAEAEVATANAQVRLARSQRIPDLTLSAGARRLEATNDIAAVFGVSLPIPLFNNGRAGIDVARAQKDQAEALRRVALLDVQQAIADAETDLANAEANARTATGPALAAAQEAARIARIGYREGKFGQLDLLEAERTLAQTRAVAIDALAAYHDAQARLERLTARAPLDTEVQP; translated from the coding sequence ATGCATCGCATCATCGCGGCCACGCTGGCCGCATCCGTCTGCGCATCGTCCGCGCAGGCGCAGACCAGTCCGCCGGCCACCGCGCAGGACGGGCTCACGCTCGAACAGGCGCTCGAACTAGCCGGCGCGAACGCGCCCGGCATCGGCGCGGCCGACGCCGGGGTCAGGGCCGCCGAGGCGCAGCGCCGCTCCGCCGGGCTGAGGCCCAACCCGTCGGTCAACGTCGAGGTCGAGAACATCGTCGGCACGGGCGCCTACAGCGGCATCCGTGGCGCCGAGACGACCGTCGGCATGTCCCTGCCGCTGGAGCTGGGCGGCAAGCGTTCCGCGCGGATCGCCGTGGCCGACACGCAGACCGCACGCGCGCGGCTGGCCGTGACGGTGGCACGCGCAGACCTGCGGCTCCGCGTGATCCAGGCCTACAACGCGGCGGCCGCTGCGGAACGCCGCGTGCTGGTCGCGGGCGACCAGCGCCGCATCGCCGACGAGGGCCTGCGGGCCGCCAACGTGCGGGTGCGCGCCGGCCGCGCGTCGCCGCTTGAGGAGCAGCGCGCCGAGGTCGCCCGCATCAACGCGGACACGGCGCTGGCGCAGGCCGAGCGGGCCGTGACGCTTGCGCGGGGCAACCTCGCCCGTCTCGTCGGGCGCGATCCCAGCGCCCTCGACCTCGGCTGGTTCGACCGGGTCATGGCCGACGTCGGCCCGAGGCTCGCCGCCAGCCCGGAGGGAACGCTCGCGCTCGCCATGGCCGAGGCCGAGGTCGCGACCGCCAACGCTCAGGTGCGGCTCGCGCGCAGTCAGCGGATCCCCGACCTGACGCTCAGCGCGGGCGCACGCCGGCTGGAGGCGACCAACGACATCGCGGCGGTGTTCGGCGTCAGCCTGCCGATCCCGCTGTTCAACAACGGCCGCGCGGGCATCGATGTCGCCCGGGCCCAGAAGGACCAGGCCGAGGCGCTGCGACGCGTCGCCCTGCTGGACGTGCAGCAGGCGATCGCCGACGCCGAGACAGACCTCGCCAACGCGGAGGCGAACGCGCGCACGGCGACGGGGCCTGCCCTCGCCGCGGCGCAGGAGGCCGCGCGCATCGCCCGGATCGGCTACCGCGAGGGCAAGTTCGGGCAGCTCGACCTGCTCGAGGCCGAGCGCACGCTCGCCCAGACCCGCGCCGTCGCGATCGACGCGCTCGCCGCATACCACGACGCACAGGCGCGCCTGGAGCGGCTCACCGCCCGCGCGCCCCTAGACACGGAAGTCCAGCCATGA
- a CDS encoding DUF3703 domain-containing protein, protein MPDRTWATLRELIGQELERHDASAAIGDTGAAWWALERAHILSQPNLPLHLRVHWAMLGYAIRLGDLREIAGQTLRLALAPIGSLTGRIPVGNTGRSNVSAFQPMPIPADLRAAIDAEPKP, encoded by the coding sequence ATGCCGGACCGCACCTGGGCGACACTTCGCGAACTCATCGGGCAGGAACTGGAGCGACACGACGCTTCAGCTGCCATCGGGGACACCGGCGCCGCGTGGTGGGCGCTCGAGCGCGCCCACATACTGTCACAGCCTAATCTTCCCCTGCATCTGCGCGTGCACTGGGCCATGCTCGGATATGCAATCCGATTGGGCGACCTGCGCGAAATCGCCGGGCAGACACTGCGGCTTGCACTCGCGCCGATCGGCTCGCTGACCGGGCGGATACCCGTCGGCAACACGGGGCGTTCCAACGTCAGCGCCTTCCAGCCCATGCCGATCCCCGCAGACCTGCGTGCCGCGATCGATGCGGAGCCAAAGCCGTGA
- a CDS encoding cation transporter has product MACSSCASGNPDPNNSPSWRRALWIALAVNATMFVAEMAAGVAGGSKALQADALDFLGDAANYAISLGVAGMALAWRARAALLKGGTLALLGMYVLATTAWAVWHGGTPEAEVMGVVGVAALVANAAVALMLYRYRTGDANMRSVWICSRNDAIGNVAVVLAAAGVFGTGTAWPDLIVAGIMAALGITGGIQIIRQARSELSGGRRDHVLQRGAA; this is encoded by the coding sequence ATGGCCTGCAGCAGCTGCGCGTCGGGGAATCCCGACCCCAACAACAGCCCTTCCTGGCGCCGCGCGCTGTGGATCGCCCTCGCCGTGAACGCGACCATGTTCGTCGCCGAGATGGCGGCGGGCGTCGCGGGCGGCTCGAAGGCGCTGCAAGCGGACGCGCTCGACTTCCTAGGGGACGCCGCGAATTACGCGATCAGCCTCGGCGTCGCGGGCATGGCGCTGGCCTGGCGGGCCCGGGCGGCCCTGCTGAAGGGCGGCACGCTGGCGCTGCTCGGCATGTACGTGCTTGCCACGACAGCGTGGGCGGTCTGGCACGGCGGCACTCCCGAGGCCGAGGTCATGGGCGTCGTGGGGGTCGCGGCGCTCGTCGCCAACGCCGCCGTCGCGCTGATGCTCTACCGCTACCGCACGGGCGACGCGAACATGCGCTCGGTCTGGATCTGCTCACGCAACGACGCAATCGGCAACGTCGCGGTCGTGCTCGCCGCAGCCGGCGTGTTCGGAACCGGCACCGCCTGGCCCGACCTCATCGTCGCCGGGATCATGGCCGCGCTGGGCATCACCGGCGGCATCCAGATCATCCGGCAGGCGCGCTCCGAGCTGAGCGGCGGCCGCCGGGATCATGTCCTACAGAGGGGAGCAGCGTGA
- a CDS encoding helix-turn-helix domain-containing protein: MADLTIGRLAAATGVKVETIRYYERAGLIAPPARTGGNYRSYSTGDLDRLRFIRKTRDLGFTLEEIRAMLDLARQRDRSCDTIDAIASKHLADVDRKIADLRGLRRELSAIISNCAGGTVGDCRILEAFGDDAKSGDTK; this comes from the coding sequence GTGGCCGACCTGACGATCGGACGACTGGCGGCCGCGACCGGCGTGAAGGTGGAGACGATCCGCTATTACGAGCGGGCGGGCCTGATCGCGCCGCCAGCCAGGACGGGCGGCAACTACCGGTCCTATTCGACAGGCGATCTCGACAGGCTGCGCTTCATCCGGAAGACACGCGACCTGGGCTTCACGCTCGAGGAGATCAGGGCGATGCTGGACCTCGCCCGTCAGCGCGATCGGTCGTGTGACACGATCGACGCGATCGCGTCGAAGCACCTGGCCGACGTGGACCGCAAGATCGCCGATCTGCGCGGTCTGCGCCGCGAGCTCTCAGCCATCATCTCGAACTGCGCGGGCGGCACGGTCGGCGACTGCCGCATCCTGGAGGCGTTCGGCGACGACGCGAAAAGCGGGGATACCAAATGA
- the arsH gene encoding arsenical resistance protein ArsH, with the protein MSRLRQVHDVDVLPALDPSFVLPRPAVGLGDDQPPPRILLLYGSLRQRSFSRLATEEAARLLELFGAETRIFDPSDLPLPDQIAGDDHPAVHELREHALWSEGMVWCSPERHGQITGIMKAQIDHLPLEMKGMRPTQGRTLAVMQVSGGSQSFNAVNTLRLLGRWMRMFTIPNQSSVAMAYKEFDETGRMRPSSYYDRIVDVMEELVRFTVLMRPHSEQLVDRYSERKAAGRVTTEVPDHSAIAISSS; encoded by the coding sequence ATGAGCCGCCTGCGCCAGGTCCACGACGTCGACGTGCTGCCGGCGCTGGACCCATCGTTTGTCCTGCCGCGGCCCGCAGTCGGCCTCGGCGACGACCAACCGCCGCCGCGCATCCTGCTGCTATACGGATCGCTGCGCCAGCGGTCCTTCTCCCGCTTGGCCACCGAGGAGGCGGCGCGCCTCCTCGAGCTGTTCGGTGCCGAGACGCGTATCTTCGACCCGTCCGACCTGCCGCTGCCGGATCAGATCGCGGGCGACGACCATCCCGCCGTCCACGAACTTCGCGAGCACGCGCTGTGGTCGGAAGGGATGGTCTGGTGCAGCCCGGAGCGGCATGGCCAGATCACCGGCATCATGAAGGCGCAGATCGACCACCTGCCGCTCGAGATGAAGGGGATGCGGCCGACGCAGGGACGCACGCTCGCGGTCATGCAGGTCTCCGGCGGGTCGCAGTCGTTCAACGCGGTCAACACGTTGCGTCTGCTCGGCCGCTGGATGCGGATGTTCACCATTCCCAACCAGTCGTCGGTCGCGATGGCCTACAAGGAGTTCGACGAGACCGGCCGGATGCGTCCCTCCAGCTATTACGACCGCATCGTCGACGTGATGGAGGAGCTGGTGCGCTTCACGGTGCTGATGCGACCGCACTCGGAACAGCTGGTCGACCGTTATTCGGAGAGGAAGGCGGCTGGACGCGTCACGACGGAGGTGCCCGACCATTCCGCCATCGCGATCTCGAGCAGCTGA
- the arsN2 gene encoding arsenic resistance N-acetyltransferase ArsN2 encodes MSRTTFAPLASGAHDVLRLALDAAGLPTDDLDRPGRAFFGLSDEQGPIGFVGLEGDGADRLLRSLVVLPSRKRQGHGGLLVARVEALARRDGVERLHLLTNTVADFFRARGYRPASRADAPAPIAATAQFSSLCPGSAAYLVKEIA; translated from the coding sequence ATGAGCCGCACGACCTTCGCTCCGCTGGCGAGCGGAGCCCACGACGTGCTCCGCCTGGCGCTCGACGCCGCCGGACTGCCCACCGACGACCTCGATCGGCCCGGCCGCGCGTTCTTCGGGCTGTCCGACGAACAGGGGCCGATCGGCTTCGTCGGGCTGGAAGGCGACGGTGCCGACCGGCTGCTACGCTCGCTCGTGGTGCTGCCCAGCCGCAAGCGGCAGGGCCATGGCGGCCTGCTCGTGGCGCGTGTCGAGGCGCTCGCCCGCCGTGATGGGGTCGAGCGGCTGCATCTGTTGACTAACACCGTCGCGGACTTCTTCCGCGCGCGGGGATACCGGCCGGCCAGCCGCGCCGACGCGCCCGCCCCGATCGCCGCCACCGCCCAGTTCTCATCCCTGTGCCCCGGCAGCGCCGCCTACCTCGTCAAGGAAATCGCATGA
- the arsB gene encoding ACR3 family arsenite efflux transporter produces MGTFERYLSVWVALCIVAGIALGQAAPGVFAAIASAEVARVNLVVAALIWLMIVPMLLKIDFGALGSVRQHWKGVGVTLFVNWAVKPFSMAALGTVFLGWLFAPLLPAGEIQAYIAGLILLAAAPCTAMVFVWSNLCGGEPTYTLSQVALNDLLMVFLFAPLVALLLGVASVTVPWDTLLLSVVLYIVVPVIVAQVIRRALLGGGGQAALDRLLGTLGPASLVALLATLVLLFGFQGEQIVAQPLVIALIAVPILIQVYLNAGIAYWLSRRLGVAWCVAAPAALIGASNFFELAVAAAISLFGLKSGAALVEVPVMLSVVAIVKRTRRWYEGVPA; encoded by the coding sequence ATGGGCACCTTCGAACGATATCTGTCGGTCTGGGTCGCGCTGTGCATCGTCGCGGGAATAGCGCTCGGCCAGGCGGCGCCCGGCGTCTTCGCCGCGATCGCCTCGGCCGAGGTCGCGCGCGTGAACCTCGTGGTCGCCGCACTGATCTGGCTGATGATCGTCCCCATGCTGCTCAAGATCGACTTCGGCGCGCTCGGCTCGGTCCGTCAGCATTGGAAGGGCGTCGGCGTTACGCTGTTCGTGAACTGGGCGGTCAAGCCGTTCTCGATGGCGGCGCTCGGCACCGTGTTCCTCGGCTGGCTGTTCGCGCCGCTGCTGCCGGCGGGGGAGATCCAGGCCTACATCGCCGGCCTGATCCTCCTGGCCGCGGCGCCGTGCACGGCCATGGTGTTCGTCTGGTCGAACCTGTGCGGGGGCGAACCGACCTACACGCTCAGCCAAGTGGCGCTGAACGACCTGCTGATGGTGTTCCTGTTCGCGCCGCTTGTCGCGCTGCTGCTCGGCGTCGCCTCGGTGACCGTCCCCTGGGACACGCTTCTGCTCTCCGTCGTGCTCTACATCGTCGTGCCGGTGATCGTCGCGCAGGTCATCCGCCGGGCGCTACTCGGAGGCGGAGGTCAGGCCGCACTGGACCGGCTGCTCGGCACGCTCGGCCCGGCCTCGCTCGTCGCGCTGCTCGCCACCCTGGTCCTGCTCTTCGGCTTCCAGGGCGAGCAGATCGTGGCCCAGCCCCTCGTCATCGCGCTGATCGCGGTTCCGATCCTCATCCAGGTCTACCTCAACGCCGGCATCGCATACTGGCTGTCCCGCCGGCTCGGCGTGGCGTGGTGCGTCGCGGCGCCGGCCGCGCTGATCGGAGCGTCCAACTTCTTCGAGCTCGCGGTGGCGGCGGCGATCTCGCTGTTCGGCCTGAAGAGCGGCGCCGCGCTGGTCGAGGTGCCCGTGATGCTGAGCGTGGTCGCGATCGTGAAGCGCACGCGGCGCTGGTATGAGGGTGTGCCCGCATGA
- the arsC gene encoding arsenate reductase (glutaredoxin) (This arsenate reductase requires both glutathione and glutaredoxin to convert arsenate to arsenite, after which the efflux transporter formed by ArsA and ArsB can extrude the arsenite from the cell, providing resistance.) — translation MTTDAIIYHNPECGTSRNALAMIRNAGIEPHVIEYLKTPPSRAMLVQLIERARLTPRQLLREKGTPYAELGLDDDALSDDALVDAMMAHPVLINRPLVVTPLGVRLCRPSEAVLDILPEPQRGAFAKEDGERVVDADGRRLG, via the coding sequence ATGACCACCGACGCAATTATCTACCACAACCCCGAATGCGGCACGTCCCGCAATGCGCTGGCCATGATCCGGAACGCCGGCATCGAGCCGCATGTGATCGAGTACCTGAAGACGCCGCCCTCGCGCGCGATGCTCGTCCAGCTCATCGAGCGCGCGCGTCTCACCCCGCGTCAGCTGCTGCGCGAGAAGGGCACGCCCTACGCCGAGCTCGGCCTCGACGACGATGCGCTGAGCGACGACGCGCTCGTCGACGCGATGATGGCCCACCCGGTCCTGATCAACAGGCCGCTGGTCGTGACGCCGCTTGGAGTGCGCCTCTGCCGTCCGTCCGAAGCCGTCCTCGACATCCTGCCGGAGCCGCAGCGCGGCGCGTTCGCCAAGGAGGACGGCGAGCGGGTCGTCGACGCCGACGGCCGCCGGCTGGGCTGA
- a CDS encoding helix-turn-helix transcriptional regulator — MIDSEALAALAALAHPTRLDTFRALVAHEPEGLTTGQLVERAALSQSTFSTHLAVLAKAGLVSTERRGRNFVQRADIAALRALMLFLAKDCCQSRPELCEPLLAELACC; from the coding sequence ATGATCGACAGCGAAGCCCTCGCCGCACTTGCGGCCCTCGCACACCCGACACGCCTGGACACCTTCCGCGCGCTCGTAGCGCATGAGCCGGAAGGCCTGACGACAGGCCAACTGGTCGAGCGTGCGGCCCTGTCGCAGAGCACCTTCTCCACGCATCTGGCCGTGCTGGCGAAGGCGGGGCTCGTGTCGACCGAACGCCGCGGCCGCAACTTCGTGCAGCGAGCCGACATCGCCGCGCTCCGCGCGCTCATGCTCTTCCTGGCCAAGGACTGCTGCCAGAGTCGGCCGGAACTGTGCGAGCCGCTGCTCGCCGAACTCGCCTGCTGCTGA
- a CDS encoding metalloregulator ArsR/SmtB family transcription factor, translated as MKAITIMSALAQPTRLAVFSLLARAGDEGMTAGELAEKTGTPANTMSSHLTILSQAGLATSRRAGRNIFYRAVPDAIRQLTVFLIKDCCDGCAEVCGHLQDDLNECQRGRERRTAGSTKVVSGKADPS; from the coding sequence ATGAAGGCGATCACGATCATGAGCGCGCTGGCCCAGCCGACCCGGCTGGCCGTCTTCTCACTCCTCGCGCGCGCGGGCGACGAGGGAATGACCGCCGGCGAACTCGCCGAGAAGACCGGCACGCCTGCGAACACGATGAGCAGCCACTTGACGATCCTCAGTCAGGCAGGGCTCGCTACCTCGCGCCGGGCCGGCCGCAACATCTTCTACCGCGCCGTGCCCGACGCCATCCGTCAGCTGACGGTCTTCCTGATCAAGGACTGCTGCGACGGCTGCGCCGAGGTGTGCGGCCACCTGCAGGACGATCTTAACGAGTGCCAGCGCGGACGGGAGCGGCGAACGGCGGGATCGACAAAGGTCGTATCGGGAAAAGCCGATCCTTCTTGA
- a CDS encoding 3'-5' exonuclease, translating into MRDGIPAPDALCAVNGEDDVRLLRRLDVREGETGVGGRINTIIGVVVDVETSGLGDDDKVIELALRRFRADQDGVIVKIDRGYSWLEDPGRDLPEDIVRLTGLTDAEVAGQVIDEDAAVRLLKSADFVCAHNAVFDRAHVERRLPGAAGLAWCCSCKDIDWRAGGYDGRSLGWLLAQAGYFHGAHRAGDDVDAVIQILRQHLPNGGTALAEMLATARAPSWRFRAVGAAFELKDELRARGYRWDAAGDPKCWWREVPDARRGEEEWWLAGHIYSIGANPRALGPIVERVTWHERYAPAERPS; encoded by the coding sequence ATGCGGGACGGGATTCCTGCGCCGGACGCGCTGTGCGCGGTCAACGGCGAAGACGACGTGCGCCTGCTGCGCCGCCTCGACGTGCGCGAGGGCGAGACCGGCGTCGGCGGGCGTATCAATACAATCATCGGCGTGGTGGTCGACGTCGAGACCAGCGGCCTCGGTGACGACGACAAGGTCATCGAGCTCGCGCTGCGCCGATTTCGTGCGGATCAGGACGGCGTGATCGTCAAGATCGACCGGGGCTATTCCTGGCTCGAGGATCCGGGCCGCGATTTGCCCGAGGACATCGTCAGGTTGACCGGCCTGACTGACGCCGAAGTGGCGGGCCAGGTGATCGACGAGGACGCGGCTGTGCGGCTGCTGAAGTCCGCCGACTTCGTCTGTGCGCACAACGCGGTTTTCGACCGTGCGCATGTCGAGCGCCGCCTGCCGGGTGCAGCTGGCCTCGCCTGGTGCTGCAGTTGCAAGGACATCGACTGGCGGGCCGGCGGCTACGACGGACGGTCCCTCGGCTGGCTGCTCGCGCAGGCTGGCTACTTCCACGGTGCCCATCGCGCCGGCGACGACGTCGACGCGGTGATCCAGATCCTGCGGCAGCACCTGCCGAACGGCGGCACCGCGCTCGCCGAGATGCTGGCGACCGCCCGTGCGCCCAGCTGGCGCTTCCGCGCGGTCGGTGCGGCCTTCGAGCTCAAGGACGAGTTGCGCGCGAGGGGCTACCGTTGGGACGCCGCCGGCGATCCCAAGTGCTGGTGGCGGGAGGTGCCCGACGCGCGCCGCGGCGAGGAGGAATGGTGGCTGGCCGGCCACATTTACTCGATCGGCGCGAACCCCAGGGCGCTCGGGCCGATCGTCGAGCGCGTGACGTGGCACGAACGCTACGCCCCCGCGGAGCGGCCGTCGTGA
- a CDS encoding restriction endonuclease gives MARARSRYDELHDRFDPIKTRKAGTRYERLTAMVLKALNNRDVVVHDARLRGDSDVKHQIDVRIQQDGVDRHIIVECKDFDIAGDKVGLDIVRSFRSVVEDTDADEAIIVTCNDFTEDARKYAKAKGIKLAVLRTFEPADMAGRIQKVVHTITIRGAVSVDVEMLAFSDAGAQASFARELTANGLGEVFGSDDPVFLVKGSERVQFNRFLTKAANADADAKGHPAGEWKMQLPADGWQLSVGNGPGIDFAGIVLGYTLVDESEVSEIVSDRIAELIVTDLGTADLIIFADQLERHQIRPDGEVL, from the coding sequence ATGGCCCGCGCACGCTCCCGATACGATGAACTCCACGATCGGTTTGATCCGATCAAGACCAGGAAGGCGGGCACGCGCTACGAGCGCCTGACCGCCATGGTTCTGAAGGCGCTCAACAACAGGGACGTGGTGGTCCACGACGCGCGTCTCCGGGGCGATTCGGACGTCAAGCATCAGATCGACGTGAGGATCCAGCAGGACGGGGTGGACCGGCACATCATCGTCGAATGCAAGGACTTCGACATCGCCGGCGACAAGGTGGGGCTCGATATCGTGCGCTCGTTCCGTTCGGTCGTCGAGGACACCGACGCCGACGAGGCGATCATCGTCACCTGCAACGATTTCACCGAGGACGCCCGGAAATACGCCAAGGCCAAAGGTATCAAGCTGGCGGTCCTGCGGACCTTCGAGCCGGCCGATATGGCGGGGCGGATCCAGAAGGTCGTCCACACCATCACGATCCGCGGTGCGGTTTCGGTCGACGTCGAAATGCTGGCCTTCAGCGATGCCGGAGCCCAAGCCAGCTTTGCCAGAGAACTGACCGCTAACGGCCTTGGCGAGGTCTTTGGATCCGACGACCCGGTGTTCTTGGTGAAGGGAAGCGAGCGAGTCCAGTTCAACCGCTTCCTGACAAAGGCCGCAAACGCAGACGCAGATGCGAAGGGACATCCTGCGGGCGAGTGGAAGATGCAGCTTCCAGCGGACGGATGGCAGCTCTCGGTCGGGAATGGCCCCGGCATCGACTTTGCCGGCATCGTCCTCGGATACACGCTGGTCGACGAGAGCGAGGTCAGCGAGATCGTTTCGGATCGAATCGCAGAACTGATCGTAACCGACCTCGGCACAGCCGACCTGATCATCTTCGCCGATCAACTCGAGCGTCACCAGATCAGACCTGATGGCGAGGTGCTGTAG
- the folK gene encoding 2-amino-4-hydroxy-6-hydroxymethyldihydropteridine diphosphokinase has protein sequence MIRSTYVVALGSNRPGRHGGPAAEVAAALDALGTLGRMTASRVITSAPVGPSLRRFCNAVALVRVADEPLEMLRRLKSIERAFGRRRGERWSARVIDLDIVLWSGGAFRTTDLVIPHRLFRERDFVLRPLLDIAPCWRDPITHRSVRQLHARLTSRRALPRRDIAGAGP, from the coding sequence ATGATCCGCTCAACCTATGTCGTCGCGCTCGGTTCGAATCGGCCCGGCCGGCATGGCGGGCCGGCGGCGGAGGTGGCGGCTGCGCTCGACGCGCTGGGGACCCTGGGAAGGATGACGGCGTCGCGGGTGATCACCAGCGCGCCGGTCGGCCCGTCGCTGCGGCGCTTCTGCAATGCGGTCGCGCTCGTTCGCGTAGCCGACGAACCGCTGGAAATGCTGCGGCGTCTCAAATCAATCGAGCGCGCATTCGGCCGCCGACGCGGCGAGCGATGGTCGGCGCGGGTAATCGATCTCGACATCGTCCTTTGGTCTGGCGGCGCTTTCCGCACCACCGACCTCGTCATTCCGCATCGACTGTTTCGCGAGCGCGACTTCGTGCTGCGTCCGCTGCTCGACATCGCCCCCTGTTGGCGCGATCCGATCACGCATCGCAGCGTACGCCAGCTTCACGCCCGGTTGACCAGCCGCCGCGCGCTCCCTAGGCGCGATATCGCTGGTGCGGGTCCGTAG
- a CDS encoding uracil-DNA glycosylase: MDFAPSPLPATEPPRDCPLCPRLVAFRHTLQAEYPAWWNAPVPAFGDPDAWLVIVGLAPGKHGANRTGRPFTGDYAGELLYATLAKFGFSEGVFDARPDDGLVLKQAMLVNAVRCLPPENKPTPEEIRTCRPFLEAPLAALPKARVFIALGQIAHQSAVKALGGKLPKAKFGHLAEHRMPDGRILIDSYHCSRYNQNTGRLTAEMFEAVFARAIALRDAPALSLD, from the coding sequence ATGGACTTCGCACCCTCCCCGCTGCCCGCCACCGAACCGCCGCGCGATTGCCCGCTCTGCCCCCGCCTCGTCGCCTTCCGCCACACGTTGCAGGCCGAGTATCCCGCGTGGTGGAACGCCCCCGTTCCCGCTTTCGGCGATCCCGACGCCTGGCTCGTCATCGTCGGCCTGGCCCCGGGCAAGCACGGTGCGAACCGCACCGGCCGCCCCTTCACCGGCGATTATGCGGGTGAGCTGCTCTACGCCACGCTCGCCAAGTTCGGATTCAGTGAGGGGGTATTCGACGCACGGCCCGACGACGGCCTCGTCCTGAAGCAAGCGATGCTGGTCAACGCCGTCCGCTGCCTGCCGCCCGAAAACAAGCCGACGCCCGAAGAAATCCGCACCTGCCGCCCCTTTCTTGAAGCCCCGCTCGCCGCGCTGCCCAAGGCGCGCGTCTTCATCGCGCTCGGCCAGATCGCGCACCAGTCGGCGGTAAAGGCGCTCGGCGGCAAGCTGCCCAAGGCAAAATTCGGCCACCTCGCCGAACACCGCATGCCCGACGGGCGGATCCTGATCGATAGCTACCATTGCTCGCGCTACAACCAGAACACCGGCCGCCTCACCGCCGAAATGTTCGAAGCCGTCTTCGCGCGCGCGATCGCGCTACGCGACGCGCCCGCCTTGTCGCTCGACTGA